TATCAAATCCGGCCCCTCAGCAGACACCCGATTTAGTTCAGCCTCCGGGACCTCCTCTAGGTCAGAACACAGGTCGTCCCCGGGACCTGGGGGACTGGACAATGGGGACCCTGGGGACCCTCCTGGAGGCCAGCTGGTCCTCCCAGGGCCTCCAGGCAGCCCAGCTAGGGAGTCCCCCAGCAGATCCCGGAAGCTGCTACCCTCACGCAGTGGCATGGACTCTAGCAGGTGGTTCAGGAGTTCAGCTGAGACGGTGGCATCGATGGCTTGGCACGTGGACACGAACGTGTGCACCTCATGCATGCACTGGATGTAGCCAGCAGCGAAGCGCTCGCTTGCTTCGGCCTGCAGCTGCTCTCGCTCTGTGCAGCAGGGTGGGAAGAAGAGAGCAGCGTCCCGCACCGTGAGCAGTGACTACTATAGCTCGAACAATCCGCTCTGCGCTTTCGGGACTCACCCAGGAGACACACTGGTGTGTCCTGCTCTGGGCGGGGAGCCCTCGCCGTGGGCAGGACCCGGACCCCGGGAGCCATTGCGTCCCGCTCCTGGATAGCAGGCGTGCCCGGTCAGAGCCCCCGCCCTCGATTCCCGCTGCCACTCACCGCGCGCCCGTCCCCGCAGAGCGCCCTGCACGCGCCGCACCGTCAGTTCCAGCACTTCGGCGTTCTCTAGCTTGGCCTGCACCTGCGCGGAGGGGAAGGGGATTGAGTCGGGCCGTGAGCTCCGGCTCGCACTCTGCAACCTCCCGCGCCCTTCCCGTCGCACCTCCGTGCCGGCCAGCAGCAGCCGCAGCTCCTGCAGACTCTCGTTGATCCGCGCGCGCCGCTTCTTCTCCACTAGGGGCTTCCGGGCCTGTGGGAAGCGGGCCACTGAGCCCCGGGCCCGCGCAGCCTCCCGCAAGCCCATCCGCCCGGGGCCCCTGCCCGCACCTTGCGGTCCCCCCGTCTTTCCCAGCGGTCCTCATCCTCGTGGCCTGCACGGTCCCGGTT
The window above is part of the Peromyscus maniculatus bairdii isolate BWxNUB_F1_BW_parent chromosome 13, HU_Pman_BW_mat_3.1, whole genome shotgun sequence genome. Proteins encoded here:
- the Hes6 gene encoding transcription cofactor HES-6 isoform X1, with amino-acid sequence MSPPLAPNRDRAGHEDEDRWERRGDRKVQAKLENAEVLELTVRRVQGALRGRAREREQLQAEASERFAAGYIQCMHEVHTFVSTCQAIDATVSAELLNHLLESMPLREGSSFRDLLGDSLAGLPGGPGRTSWPPGGSPGSPLSSPPGPGDDLCSDLEEVPEAELNRVSAEGPDLIPTSLGSLTAARLAQSVWRPW
- the Hes6 gene encoding transcription cofactor HES-6 isoform X2, which encodes MSPPLAPNRDRAGHEDEDRWERRGDRKARKPLVEKKRRARINESLQELRLLLAGTEVQAKLENAEVLELTVRRVQGALRGRAREREQLQAEASERFAAGYIQCMHEVHTFVSTCQAIDATVSAELLNHLLESMPLREGSSFRDLLGDSLAGLPGGPGRTSWPPGGSPGSPLSSPPGPGDDLCSDLEEVPEAELNRVSAEGPDLIPTSLGSLTAARLAQSVWRPW
- the Hes6 gene encoding transcription cofactor HES-6 isoform X3 produces the protein MSPPLAPNRDRAGHEDEDRWERRGDRKARKPLVEKKRRARINESLQELRLLLAGTEVQAKLENAEVLELTSESSCRPKQASASLLATSSACMRCTRSCPRAKPSMPPSQLNS